GATTCGTGACGGCTGCGATAGTGCCAGGCCAGATTCATTGTTGGCAGGTTCGCACCCATGCATTCATCGAGAATGCTTTCCAGGTCGCCCTCGACATCCCCGTCATCCTCCGACGACTCGGCGCGATCAAAAAACGCGGTTGGCGGTAACTGCTTCGGATCCCCCACCATCACCACTTGCTTGCCACGCGCCATGGCGCCTATCGCATCCCATACCGGGATCTGCGATGCTTCGTCGAACACTACCAAGTCGAACGCACTCGCATCGGCTGCCAAATACTGTGCAATCGATAGTGGACTCATTAAAAGACATGGCGCCAGTTTTCCGAGCACCGAGGGAATCTTTTGTATCAATTCGCGCAATGGCATGTGCTGCTTCTTCTTGTTGATTTCACGACGCAGATCGCCCCATTCCGATTGACGCGTAACTTCGTCGGTGCGCGGCATGCCGGCGCATAGCGAGGCGCGTACCCATGCGCGCGTGACATCCGTAAATTGCCGGTCAAGAGCGCGGAAGTCCCCGATCCGCTTTTCATGTTCGACAGAAACGAAGTTGCGGATGACGGTTTCGTTGTCGACAGCCTGGTTGAGCCACCAGCGACTATAGTTGGTTTCAAAGGCGCGCAGTGCTTCTGCCGGCTGCACTGTACCTTTCTCCATTGCATCGACCAGCGACACTAGCGACAACGAAAGCGCTTCCGTGCGTACCTTGCGCCATGCACACCACGCCTTCAGGCGTGGTTCGACAGCAACGATATGCTGGCAGCAGGCGATCAGTTCGTTCAATGGCAGCTCGTTGAACTGCATGCTCACGCCTTCGCTGAACGTGCCGACGGTGGCAAGACTGGCGAGCGCGGGTTGCAAGGCATCAAGCGCGGCCCGATACTGCGTGCCGATGCTGGCTAGAAGACCGGATGGACTCAACAATGAGTTGCCATCAACCACCAATTGTTCGAATCCCTGACGCAGCACGCCAGCGTCTTCGACCGTCTCGGCCAAGTTGGCAATTGCCGTTGCAAGCACCGAATGAAAAGTTGCTACGCAGTCGATGTCGTCTGCGCGGGTCTGCAGGCCAGCCCAAGTGCCGCCGGTTGAGGCGCGCAGATAATCAAAGGCGCGCAGTTTATCTTCTAGGATGGCACGCTGTCGTACATGCTCGTAGTCAGCCGCCAGTTCCGGGCCACAGTCTGATGCCGCGACCTCGTCATGTTCGCCTTGCAGTGCGCCGGCATCCTGCACGGCGCGCAGGGCAAGCGCGAAGCGCATGGCCGCTGCCAGCAAATGCGGGTGTGTCGCCTGACCATTCCACAGTCCGGCTGTCTCTGCGGCCAGCGGCAGCATGTCGGCGATCTCGGCATTGAGCGTGCGCAGTTGCCTCAAGCGTTCCAACTCCAGTGCAAGCAACTTGCCGCAACGCTCGCTTTCGATCACGTCAAATCCCTGATCGTCCCAAGCTTCTTGCCGGCGTGCCTGTCCAAGTACATGCTGCAAGCGAAGCGCTGCCTGCACGAATTCAGGGCGCGTCTTTATGCCCGCCCAGATGCCTTCGCCCAGTGCACCCATTTCCACCTTCTCGATTGACGACCGTAATTCACGGATACGCACCAGTAAAGGCAGGTCGCGGGCAACATCGGCATCGCCGTCGCCGGTCACGCAATCGGTCAGTACTTTGGTGAGCTGGCGCTTGCGCATCCACGACAAGGGCCAAGCACTGCGTTCAGCCTCCATCCAACCACGTTGCAGCTGGTGCACGTTCAGTGCGTCCACCTGTTCACCATACTGCACGGACAGATTGCTTGCACTGGCAGCCAGATCGTCGAGTAGCTGCAATGCTTTTTCGAACTCGGCCAGAATGTCGTTAGACCAGGGATGGCCCAGTAGCGACATCACACGGTCACGCTCATCGAGTAGCGTCAGCGCTTTTTTGCATCGGGCGACGACCGACTCGGTCCATGCAGGACGGATGTGCGTAGTCAGATGACGATGCTGAAGCAGCAGTTGGTATCCTTCACGCAGATGAGACAGCAGCTCGCGCGCATCAGGGCGGAACACGAAGCCCCATTGATGGCCAAAGGCATCGGGCAGCGCCTGCGCCAAGTCGGCCATTGCCAGACGCGCCCGCCGGCCAGTCGGCAAGCCTGCGAGACCGGTTGCATTCTCAAAGCCGGTAATAGCCAATTGTAGTGCTTCAGCAGCCGGCACCACCGCCTTCGTCGCGCTGATGAACGACTGCTGCCAGGAAGGTGTCCACTCCGCTTGCCCGACTGCCATTAGCGGACCTTTAAGCAACTCCTGAGCGCCAACCGCCCCGGCATTGATCTCCAGACGGCTAGTCAATTCGCGCATCGCCTCAAGCTGGGTATGGTCGTGCGCATCGGCTGTGCTCCACGAAAGACCAAGTGTGGGTACATCTTCGCCATCGACCACGATGCCGATGGCCTTGTAAATCGTCAGTCCGTTACGATGTCGATGATGTAGCCGGGCGACATATTGGTTCAATTCGTCGCGCAGCCGCTTCAACTTAACCGCCTGCGCTTGCCATTCTTCAGGGTCAACCGCCCCCTGGGCCTCCCAAGCCCTTTGCAGCTGGGTGATCACATCGAGCTTGCGTGCCTTGCTTGAGTGCAGTTCGAGACAGAATTCGCCCAGGCCCACCTCGCGCAGGCGTCGGTACACGACATCGAGCGCGGCGATTTTCTCCGATACGAACAATACGCGTTTTCCTTCGGCCAGACACTGGGCGATCAGATTGGCAATGGTCTGGCTCTTGCCCGTACCAGGCGGCCCGATCAGGACAAAATTCTTGCCTTTGGCTCCAGCCATAACTGCCGAGAGTTGCGATGAATCGGCAGGAAGTGGACAGAATGTCTTGTCTGGAGAGAATTGCGCATCGAGTTCTTTCGCCAGCGGAAATGCTACCGTGGAGGGATAGGGCTCACGTGGACTGTCAATCAGGTGGCGCACGACCGGATTCTGGCGTAGCTGATCCGTGCGCTGTGTCAGGTCGACCCACATCAGGTATTTAGCGAACGAGAAAGAAGACAGCACCACTTCGTCCGATACTTCCCATCCCTTGATGTCGCGCACGGCATGTGAGACAGTACGCCAGATCAGCGCGACGTCAAGACCTGCGGCATCCTGCGGCAACTTGCCATCCATGACACCCAGGTTGAGATGGAAATCTTGCCGCAGCATCTCGATCAGCGTCGGATTGAAGCGTGGTTCGTCTTCATGCAGGCACAAGGTAAAACCGGAGCGCGCACTTTTGCGTTGCAACGATACTGGAATCAGGATCAGCGGCGCCTTGCACTTCTGTCCCGCTTTGTCTTCTCGCGTCCAGTTCAAAAAGCCCAGTGCCAAGAATAGCGTGTTGGCTCCGCCTTCCTGCAGCACCGTGCGGGCACTCCGGTACAGATCTACGAGCCGTGCCTCCAGCTCCAGCTCGCTCACGCTGACGAATACCTCGCGTCGTTTGAGTGCATCGAGGGCATGCTCGCGATGGACATCTTCGCGTGAGCGCTGTTCGTGTATCGCCAGGTTGCGTGGATCTTGCCCATCCATCAGGTCCGGTCTTGGCAACAGGCGTATCGGTGCCCCGTCGGACAGCACATCCTCCAGCATGCCAGGTTCCGGTGCATCGATCCTCAGCGATTTCTTGCCACTCTTGAAATTGAGGAGATTGTTACGTAGCGATAGGTCAAGCAGCTTGCGTTGCCATCGGGCCAGTCTGTCCTTCGGATCGAGCTCCGGCGCCTCGGTGGTCATCTCGTCATCCGGAAACTCAGGTGCGCTATTGTCAAACGTGCTTGCGGTCGCTTCCATCGCGCTATCGGCCGGCGGTACGATGACCTCGTTTGCACCACTGGCAAGCGGTTTGATCCGTTGCATGCGGGCACGCCGGATATCAATCACCAGCTCAAATTGTTCCTCGGCCTGTTCGGCGACCTGACTGGCGGCCAGATCGGTGGCATATGTAAAGGACGGTGCCGGTCGCGAAGTAATCAGCGTCGTTTCGAACAGAATCAGTTCTTGCAACCTGACGCGTTTGCGGATGGCCGTCACGTCATCGACAACTACTGTGGAAAATTCTTCCTGACGTAGCCATACGCCAGAGAACGCGTGCCCCTTCGTGAATATAACAAGCGGATTCAAGCCTGCCTGTTCCAGTGCAGAGCAAAACATCAGAGTCAGGTCGAGACAGGTGGCAATGCGGGCGTCCATCACCTGTGCTGTACTACGTACCTTCTGGCCACGGTGCTCGAAACTGGCTGGCGGCAATGCATAGTCCAGTCCCAGCGCTGCCACGGCGGTCCACAGTGCCGAAGCCAATTCCCACGCTCGTTTTGCGCCGCCGCGATAGCCGTCCAGCGCCGGGCTTTTGCCCGCCTGCCGCAATATCTCGGCGGCCTGCTTGAGCAAGCGGTCGATTGCCGGCTCATTTGGCTGCACGAACGCTGCAACGAGGTCAGGCAGGTGGGACAGCCCCCCCCATTGGTTGCGAGGCAACAGCTCGACCTTGCGCTCTTCTGTCGCCAGCACACGCTCCGTGATCGAGCCTGCTTTGCCAAGCAGTGTCAGAGTAATTGTTGAGGTCTCGGCCTCGGTCAGTTTGCCTAGTATGATACCGTCCAGCTGCACATCGCAATCCCTGATGTCGTAGTTGGATTTTGCCTGACAGGCATCGATTACCCAGGTTTTCGCTTTTAAAAATGGAGGAAACGATTCCAGGCGCAATCGCAAGTCAGTAATCTCGCCATTGCTGTCATTGACGATGGCCAGTTCACGCAGCAGAGGAATGGAGTTCTGGAAGTCTGCCAGGTTCAGCTTGCTGGCATTCGAGATTCGAATTGCGTATTCAGGTGTTGCAGGTGTTGCGTTGACGGGCTGCTCCGCCATGTTTTCTACTTGGTCCACGTACTTCCCCGTTAATGACTGCGATGAATTTTGTATCTATTTTGAAAACTAATTTGCTGTATAGACATTCATCGAACGACATTAACACATTGGAAAGAGGCAATTACTCACCAAATCTCACTTCATTGATATTCGGTGCCGTTAGTGTGTTCTTACAGCGATGCGTCCACGCTACTTGGCCAGTTAATATCATGAGGTAAGGGTGAGCCGCCATGAAAAAAGCGGATGCCGGCGAGGGCATCCGCTTTTCAGTCACGCGCGAGGCGCTTAGGCCAGCTCGGTGATGAATTGCTCGCGCGCGGGGCGCACTTTTTTCAGGTCCACCAGCCAGTCGCCCTCGTCGGCACGGTAGCCCAGCGGCAGCATGACGACGGAGCGCAAGCCTTTTTCACGCAGCTTCAGGATCTCGTCGACCTTGGCCGGATCAAAACCTTCCATCGGCGTCGAATCGACTTTTTCCTGCGCCGCGGCGATCAGGGCCGTGCCCACGCCGATATACGCCTGGCGCGCCGCGTGCTGGTAGTTGGTCTCGGCATCGCGCTGCGGATACGTGGCCAGGATCTGCTGGCGGTACGCTTCCCAGCCTTCATTCTTGAAGCCGCGTACGGTGTTGACCAAGTCAAAGCGGGCGTTGATGCGTTCGACCGTGTAATTGTCCCAGGCGGCAAACACCAGCAGGTGCGAGGCGTCCGTCACTTGCGACTGGTTCCACGCGTGCGGCTTGATCTGCTCGCGCAGGGCCGGATTCGTCACGACGAACACTTCGTAAGGATGCAGTCCGCTGGAGCTGGCCGTCAGGCGCACGGCTTCCAGGATGCGCTCGACCTTGTCTTGCGGCACCGTTTTCGTCGGGTCCATTTTCTTGGTGGCGTAGCGCCATTGCAGTGTTTCGAGCAAATCGGACATGTGAATCCCTTTCAGAGTGAATAGTTCAGATTGGAAATGATAGCGGATTCAGCCATTTCAAGTGCGGCCCCTCAAAGAGAGTTGTATAGATGAGCTGTCTCTTGCCCTTTACAGCCCCACCATGGCCAGCTCCACTGCCGGGTAGCGCTCGCCTTGCACGCTGGCGGGCGCGATGGCGGCGCCGATGGCGGCCAGCTCGGCGCCGCTCAGAGTGAGTTGCGCGGCGGCCACGTTCTCTTCCAGGTGGGCCAGGCTGCGGGCGCCGGGAATCGGCACGATGTCGTCGCCTTGCGCCAGCAGCCAGGCCAGGGCCAGCTGGGCCGCCGTGGCGCCGCACGCCGCCGCCAGGCGCTGCAATTCGGCAACGAGATGTCCGTTGGCCGCCATCGCCGGCGGCTGGAAGCGGGGCAGGCTGTGGCGGTAATCGTCCGGTGCCAGCGCGGCGCTGGATGCGAGCCGTCCCGTCAGGAAGCCCCGGCCCAGCGGGCTGTAGGGCACGAAACCGATGCCGAGCGCGCGGCAGGCGGGCAGCACGTCCGCTTCCACGTCGCGGCTCCACAGCGAGTATTCGGACTGCACGGCCGCAATCGGATGCACGGCGTGGGCGCGGCGCAGGGTGGCGGCCGACACTTCCGACAGCCCCAGGTGGCGCACCTTGCCCACCCGTACCAGCTCGGCCATGGCGCCGACGACGTCTTCGATGGGCACGGCCGGGTCCACGCGGTGCTGGTACAGCAAGTCGATGCACTCGATGCCGAGCCGGGACAGCGATCCTTCCACCGCCTGGCGAATATGTTCGGGGCGGCTGTCGACACCCGCCATGCGCTCCACGCCTTTTCCTTCAGGCAATATCTTGAAGCCGAACTTGGTAGCGATGCTGACTTTGCCGCGCAGCTGTTTCAGGGCGCGGCCTACCAAGTCCTCGTTGGCGTAGGGGCCGTACACTTCGGCCGTATCGATCAGGGTCACGCCCAGCTCCACGGCGCGGTGCAGCACGCGCAGCGAGGCGGCCTCGTCGGCGCCGCCGTAGGCAAAGCTCATGCCCATGCAGCCCAGGCCGATGGGGGCGACGCGCAAGCCGGAGTTGCCCAGTGTTCTGTGTTCCATTGTCATTTCCTTTCAAAAAAAGATGCAAGAAGTATGGATGACGGAACAGCATGCGATAAGATGGCTAATCCTGCATGCATTACTGAAGTTTTTTCATGAATTTTTTCCTCGACAATGGCTGACCTCAACGAATTGACGGCCTTTGCCGCCGTCGCCCGCCTGCGCAGCTTCCGCAAGGCGGCATTGGAGCGGGGCGTGTCCGCCTCCGCCCTCAGCCATGCATTGCGCGCGCTGGAAGAGCGCCTGGGCGTGCGCCTGCTGAACCGTACCACGCGCAGCGTCACGCCGACCGAGGCGGGGCAGCAGCTGCTGGCGCGGCTGGCGCCGGCCATGCGCGAAATCGACGATGCCTTGCAAGACTTGAGCGCCCTGCAGGATGTGCCCGCAGGCACGCTGCGCCTGAACGTGCCCCGTCCCGCCGCCCGGCTGCTGCTCGCGCCCATGCTGGCCGGTTTTGTCGCGCGCTATCCGCGCGTGCAGGTCGAAGTGGTCACCGATGACGGCATGATCGATATCGTGCGCGACGGTTTTGACGCGGGCATCCGCTTCGGCGAACAGGTGGCGGCCGACATGATCGCCGTGCCCGTGGGCGCGCCGCAGCCGTTCGTGGTGGTGGCGTCGCCCGCCTACCTGGCGGCGCATGGCGCACCAGGCACGCCACGCGACTTGCTGGCGCACGCCTGCATAGGCCGGCGCTTTCCCAGCGGGCGCCAGTATGCGTGGGAGTTCGGGCAGGATGGGGAAGCCGTCAGCATCGCCGTCGGCGGCCCGCTGGTGTTCGACGATGATGAACTGATGCTGCGCGCGGCCCGC
This window of the Janthinobacterium agaricidamnosum genome carries:
- a CDS encoding LysR family transcriptional regulator, with protein sequence MADLNELTAFAAVARLRSFRKAALERGVSASALSHALRALEERLGVRLLNRTTRSVTPTEAGQQLLARLAPAMREIDDALQDLSALQDVPAGTLRLNVPRPAARLLLAPMLAGFVARYPRVQVEVVTDDGMIDIVRDGFDAGIRFGEQVAADMIAVPVGAPQPFVVVASPAYLAAHGAPGTPRDLLAHACIGRRFPSGRQYAWEFGQDGEAVSIAVGGPLVFDDDELMLRAARDGAGLAYVYEADAHADIAAGRLARVLERCLPPPSRYFLYYPSRRQMPAVLRAFVDMVRADGLA
- a CDS encoding aldo/keto reductase; the protein is MEHRTLGNSGLRVAPIGLGCMGMSFAYGGADEAASLRVLHRAVELGVTLIDTAEVYGPYANEDLVGRALKQLRGKVSIATKFGFKILPEGKGVERMAGVDSRPEHIRQAVEGSLSRLGIECIDLLYQHRVDPAVPIEDVVGAMAELVRVGKVRHLGLSEVSAATLRRAHAVHPIAAVQSEYSLWSRDVEADVLPACRALGIGFVPYSPLGRGFLTGRLASSAALAPDDYRHSLPRFQPPAMAANGHLVAELQRLAAACGATAAQLALAWLLAQGDDIVPIPGARSLAHLEENVAAAQLTLSGAELAAIGAAIAPASVQGERYPAVELAMVGL
- a CDS encoding NAD(P)H-dependent oxidoreductase, with the protein product MSDLLETLQWRYATKKMDPTKTVPQDKVERILEAVRLTASSSGLHPYEVFVVTNPALREQIKPHAWNQSQVTDASHLLVFAAWDNYTVERINARFDLVNTVRGFKNEGWEAYRQQILATYPQRDAETNYQHAARQAYIGVGTALIAAAQEKVDSTPMEGFDPAKVDEILKLREKGLRSVVMLPLGYRADEGDWLVDLKKVRPAREQFITELA
- a CDS encoding DUF3320 domain-containing protein — translated: MAEQPVNATPATPEYAIRISNASKLNLADFQNSIPLLRELAIVNDSNGEITDLRLRLESFPPFLKAKTWVIDACQAKSNYDIRDCDVQLDGIILGKLTEAETSTITLTLLGKAGSITERVLATEERKVELLPRNQWGGLSHLPDLVAAFVQPNEPAIDRLLKQAAEILRQAGKSPALDGYRGGAKRAWELASALWTAVAALGLDYALPPASFEHRGQKVRSTAQVMDARIATCLDLTLMFCSALEQAGLNPLVIFTKGHAFSGVWLRQEEFSTVVVDDVTAIRKRVRLQELILFETTLITSRPAPSFTYATDLAASQVAEQAEEQFELVIDIRRARMQRIKPLASGANEVIVPPADSAMEATASTFDNSAPEFPDDEMTTEAPELDPKDRLARWQRKLLDLSLRNNLLNFKSGKKSLRIDAPEPGMLEDVLSDGAPIRLLPRPDLMDGQDPRNLAIHEQRSREDVHREHALDALKRREVFVSVSELELEARLVDLYRSARTVLQEGGANTLFLALGFLNWTREDKAGQKCKAPLILIPVSLQRKSARSGFTLCLHEDEPRFNPTLIEMLRQDFHLNLGVMDGKLPQDAAGLDVALIWRTVSHAVRDIKGWEVSDEVVLSSFSFAKYLMWVDLTQRTDQLRQNPVVRHLIDSPREPYPSTVAFPLAKELDAQFSPDKTFCPLPADSSQLSAVMAGAKGKNFVLIGPPGTGKSQTIANLIAQCLAEGKRVLFVSEKIAALDVVYRRLREVGLGEFCLELHSSKARKLDVITQLQRAWEAQGAVDPEEWQAQAVKLKRLRDELNQYVARLHHRHRNGLTIYKAIGIVVDGEDVPTLGLSWSTADAHDHTQLEAMRELTSRLEINAGAVGAQELLKGPLMAVGQAEWTPSWQQSFISATKAVVPAAEALQLAITGFENATGLAGLPTGRRARLAMADLAQALPDAFGHQWGFVFRPDARELLSHLREGYQLLLQHRHLTTHIRPAWTESVVARCKKALTLLDERDRVMSLLGHPWSNDILAEFEKALQLLDDLAASASNLSVQYGEQVDALNVHQLQRGWMEAERSAWPLSWMRKRQLTKVLTDCVTGDGDADVARDLPLLVRIRELRSSIEKVEMGALGEGIWAGIKTRPEFVQAALRLQHVLGQARRQEAWDDQGFDVIESERCGKLLALELERLRQLRTLNAEIADMLPLAAETAGLWNGQATHPHLLAAAMRFALALRAVQDAGALQGEHDEVAASDCGPELAADYEHVRQRAILEDKLRAFDYLRASTGGTWAGLQTRADDIDCVATFHSVLATAIANLAETVEDAGVLRQGFEQLVVDGNSLLSPSGLLASIGTQYRAALDALQPALASLATVGTFSEGVSMQFNELPLNELIACCQHIVAVEPRLKAWCAWRKVRTEALSLSLVSLVDAMEKGTVQPAEALRAFETNYSRWWLNQAVDNETVIRNFVSVEHEKRIGDFRALDRQFTDVTRAWVRASLCAGMPRTDEVTRQSEWGDLRREINKKKQHMPLRELIQKIPSVLGKLAPCLLMSPLSIAQYLAADASAFDLVVFDEASQIPVWDAIGAMARGKQVVMVGDPKQLPPTAFFDRAESSEDDGDVEGDLESILDECMGANLPTMNLAWHYRSRHESLIAFSNHRYYGGGLVTFPSPVADDRAVSFHHVDGVYEKGGARINKREAKELVADIVAKLRAPNFKESKLTIGVVTFNTEQMNLIEDLLDEERRKDPLLEPYFSETELEPLFIKNLESVQGDERDIIYFSITYGPDLAGTVSMNFGPMNRDGGERRLNVAITRARQELRVFSSLKPEQFDLSRTQASGVRDLKHFLEFAERGPRALAEVTKGSLGGFDSPFEEAVAAALASRGWLVHTQIGASSFRVDLGVVHPDAPGIYLCGVECDGATYHRSATARDRDMLREQVLRGLGWEIVRIWSTDWWIDRAGTLEKTHAALERLLELSRQQRSKVAERKAAEAEAKEILAQAQAETAASVELEEQTVPVPEVQYASRIEAGQDIHSTISPQSEMSEQATMGSMNADTFFDASYDSQLRQMIEQIVDLDGPSRDTVLARRIARAHGWQRTGARIQERVSSIALSCLKFTEEDVGMFFWARDREPELPILFSHDGKGGRSVDEICMAELISLAQLVAEEGRSGDDAVMAMAKRLGMHHVRASSRKRLETALDNAMG